The Euwallacea similis isolate ESF13 chromosome 18, ESF131.1, whole genome shotgun sequence sequence gtttgaaaattgCGCTTAATTACTTCAAAATATAACCCCAAATCCTAGtacatatttcttttaagGTTGTGTTagataaatttgtaattgtataaaaaatttcgaataaaaatggtttttataaTCGACCCAAGAGAATGGCAATTTTCATGCAGATATCGCAAAAGTCACTTGTTGGTGCCACGGGCACATAGGTAAGTAATTCATGCAACAGAATACTGCTAATTAGacccaaatttcaaattatttctcaaattCGTAGCTACCCCTTAGACGTGCCGACATTTTCATGTTACGAACGACTTTGGTCTACTTCCTAATTGCCGAGCCCATTGCTTGACCGTTCTGTAAATGAGGAGGTTTCCGAAGGGTGCATAAAAAAACCGCTGAttctaaattacaaattttatactaAGGGATAAGTGGCAACAAGTATTACTTAAAGTAACCCTTAATATCTAAATTGCTTGGTACAAAATCAATGTCATACTGCTATTTAAGTATATTCGGTGTTTCAATGTTCTTGAAGGTTGTTAATTGACAAAGCGACAGATTCGAGCCTCAGTACTGCCGTACTACTTCCCAACATGATTAATTATATTCCGAGATTTTCAAGTAATTGACAAGTAGTACCGGGCAGGTAAACCTCAAATTTCGCCTCTCCTCACGTAGATCAATAATGTATAGGAActtaaatctaaataaaataatgattgtTAACTGATTACCAAAGTATTTTACATCCGAAGATCACATTTAGCCTTGGACATGCACAGGACACAAATCAGATGGGAGGGACAGCTGTTTGAGCCGTCATTTTTGCGCGAAGGGTCTTTACGTCGTCTTCGATTCTTACCAAAAGcctgaatttctgaaaaattaacataaataaactttCCGGGTTAATAAAACATTAGGCATGCCAGTGGTTAATTTACTACTTACTGTTTCCCTATCCCCTGGAGTGGTTACCCATAGATAGACCATATAGCCAGGGATGCAGAGCATCGACGTGAGGGCAGTAAACCATCCGAAGAAATGAGCCCAAAGAGGAAATTCGTAGTTTAGATATTTAACCGGTGTCCattgaattaaattgaagATGAATACTCCCTGAAATAAATTCTTTAGCGCCGCATATTGGAGATTTTAGGCTACTTACAACACAAATCATAGGCGTTGCAACAGTCCAGCAAAATTTCCACCAGGCTGTTGGGTAGTAGCCTATCATTTCTTTAATCCCATCGTAGAATCTGTTCACTTTGAAAGCCCACGATAGAGCGATGCACTCGAAGAATATTAGAAAGAGCAAGCTGAAGCCACTCACTGCGTAAGAGTCGAGAATTTGGAAAACGTACATTCCACCCTAGAAGATTCGTTGATTTTGATCTATTGAAAATCCTAAGAGTATCTCAATTAAGGTGCTTGCTCACTAACCTGGGATACGCAACTTAAGCCCACTAAATAGGAAATTAAGCAAACAACTGCAATGAATATTTCCTTCCTCTTCCTCAAGACCCTAGGCCACTCATCAACTACAGCAGTAACAAAGCCTTCCATAGTGCAGAACTGCGAATCCAGTCCAATGAGGAGGATCATTAGGAAGAAAAGACACGCCCACAGAGGAGACCCTGGAAGTTGCAGCACTGCTGACGGATAAGCCAGGAATGCCAGGCCTGGCCCTAAGTTTggaaaaaaggtaaatatcGACTCTCCAAgactaaaattatttaccaGAAGCGGCGACTTCTGCCACAGGTTTCTGCTGTTCATGTGCCATAAAACCCACtacagaaaatattacaaagcCTGCAAACATGCTTGTACTGGAGTTGACTGCGCAAACTATCAGGGCatctctaaaaaattttaatgttactgATGCAAACTCGGAACCAGGGAAACTCACTTGTAAACGTTATTGTTGAACTTATTGTAGCTTCCCAAGGCTACCAGTGTCCCTAAACCAAGTCCATAAGAGAAGAATATTTGCGTCACAGCATCAATCCACACCTGGGATTCTGAGAGTTTCGAAATATTTGGCCTAACATAGAATTTAATCCCCTCCATGGCTCCGGGTAAGGTCACTCCTCGGATAAGGAGGATTGTAAGTAGGACATATGGGAAGAGAGCTGTGAAGTAAACGACTTTGCCAGTCCATTTCACTCCTTTCCAAATACAGAAGTAACAGATTATCCAGACCAGTAGCAAAGTTCCTGCCAATTCCCATCTTATTGTTCCCACAGTCTCAATGCCATCGCTTATCTGAAGCGCCCTGCGCCTGAAAGTTGAAAAGTCGTTGATGACCTTGTGCGCAGAAGTGTAAGCCACTACATGGGTAGCAGCCCTGCGTAAAAGATCAATATTGGTAAATCAATGTCTTACTCCCAGAACTCCTTCACAGGATCAGTCAATTGGCTGGCTGTTATATTGTATTTGTTAATAGAGCAATACTTGGCTAAAGTGTTGTTGAAAGTGTTATACTGGTCCCAACAGTTCAGAGAGCCTCGATCGTATGGGTTTACGCAGAATTTGGTGTTCCAGTAGTTGTTGCAGGATCTCCAGGGGACATCTGAAACACGGTGtgaattaatttgataaattgagAACAGGACTAAGCAGCACCTGAGCGGAGCGAcatgaaaaagtaaaaaatagccCAGGCCAGAATTACGATGTAGTAGATGTTCATCCAGCATGACATTACTGCTGCCGCATATCCAAcacctataattttttattcattgccTTCGGATTTAATtaggtattaaattttattgtttacctTTGAAAATAGGAGCTATTTTGAAAACTCCAAGCCCCCCAATAGTCATCATTTGTCCCAGTGCCAGTTCCATGAAAAACATTGGTATGCCGGCTAATATTAGTGTAATAAAATAGGGAACTAGAAATGCACCACCACCATTCTTGTAACATAAGTAAGGAAACCGCCATACATTCCCTAAACCTATGGCTAAACCGATTACAGATAATATAAAGTCTAATTTGCTACTCCATGTTTCCCTTTCTGGTAAGTCTCTGTTTTTTATGTACTGAATTTGGTTTATAGAGTTCATGACACTGGTCAAAGGGGGCAGTTCGATTTCTTCATGGCGATTTAAGTGGAAGGTCTTCTTGAGCGAGTTGCGTGAATCTGAATCCTTTCGGTTTGTCATCTTTTGGCTAATTTGGTAATAGCCGGCGAGAAGGGAGGTGGGTGTCAACTCATTCCTAATCTGAAAAAAACTCACTCGCAATTAATGTCCATGTCTCGTAATTAATCgcaattattaaattgcatcAAAATGTTGAAGTTCTGCATAATGATGATTATCTAATCACAGCTTAATTATACTAGTtgcatttattaattttaattagtgcATTGGAGCTTGATCAATCTGTTGTCATTGggtacaaaattattaatttggcttcttaataatttcttttaacaaCCAAGAATTTCCGATGGCCAGGTGTAAAATTTCAACGGAATTCTTGCATTTGAAAATGACTTTCCACCTAATTTGATTATTCGGGTTAGAAGGTATGTTTCATGTCCTTGCAGGAATTTACTAGCAGTTAATTTGGACATTAAACTTACTAATTTTATAGTTATCGACACATTGACGAcacaatattaacaaaattacatGTGGAgtcaaaaaaatgaagtttttacGAAATTCTCTGCAATTACACATTACTTTAGTAGCTGCgatacttaaaattaatattactaaaatttaataatatctaCTGCTTTATTACTAGCATTTCTGACTAGAATATTTTGGGGGTACTTGGAAGTGGTCTGACCCGCTTTCACTCTAAGAAGagcatattttaataaaatagctAGTAACTCTAAATCGCTGTTGGACTAATAGAGCGCAACGCTCGGACGTAATACGAatgacaaaaacttaataattatcGATAATTACTGACTAGCAAAACATATGGATTGTTCAAAATAGTTCCAGATGATTAACACTAACAATAGCGAGCCTTAATATGTAGTTACAACAGTTAGTAGTGATAATAATCAGTGTCTGGACTTAAAATAGCAGCAGAGTAGTACGAGTAGTAATAATACTGACAAGTAACAACTGATTTATTACGAAGTAGATTTTCATATGGATGAATGAAAGTAACTACACCTTGTTACCATtctaaaaaaaagattattttaatgaaaccgTCAAGTACTCCTGTTGGTAGTAACTAAAGTATTGTCTAAACCTTACAGTAATTATTACTTATGGATCCACGGCTAAAAACGTTCAAATATAGTTAcgtttgataaaattttcacaGTGAGTAATATAGATTTTCGTGCATCCTTTTGTGTCATAAACATTCAACTAATGcgttaatttaattagtaattatttagatCAATGCGATTGGTAAATTATCTGCTCGATTGTTTCGAAAACTCATGCAATTAAGTATTTCAACGCcactgaatcaatttttgctcATTAAACACGtaaaattggatttaaaattagtgataaatATTCATAGAGAAGTTTTCGACAGTCCAAGTTCAGTTCATCGAACCGCTAATTTCCCAACGTACATCGAATTAtcgtcattttaatttaattgttcagTCAGTGGTACTCATTCACCGCATATTTTTTCCCTTTGAAAGGAAGCTCGAAGATACAGAACTATTGCGAAGAAGTTCGATATTCTCCTcaataaaacagtaaaaattcggtgcatttttaaatttatgttttccaCAACATTTCTCTATTTGAAAAAGGAACATTACTTTGTCTTTGAGTACTTACCAATCAAACACAATAAATCTCCTTCTCCTTGTTGAAAAACACGTTTATCCACAACAGATTCAGCACAGCATACCTCACAAAATCATAAACAAAAAGCAGTCCTGTGACTTTTAATCGAATGATTGGAACTTAAAAAGTAATCATAATCTGAATCGTTCCCGCTAGTGCACCGCTACCGCATAACTGCTCTCGATTACAAAAGCCTCTATGAAAATAGTACTTGGATCTAAGTACCTCTAACGGAAATAGAGTCGGGAAGGGGATAATTGAGGAATTGTGGACTCGTTTGattgtattttattgttatttcaacttttgattgttatttgttttagcGGCTTGATAGCTCAAGTTAAGAGCGTATTTTCGCAGTTCAGCATGCTTATGTGGGACGCTGTTAAACAGTGACTTATCTTTTCTAATGGTCACTTTAAGTTCTGTATAAACAGTATGTAAGCGCTTTAAAGGTGCCACTTAAGCCTCCCTGTTATgatgcatattttttaaatttcggcGAGACTAAAAATATCTTACAGGAGATCAAACAAGAACTATACAACTCTACGAACTACGCTAACGAAAAATAATGGGTAATGCCTGCAAGCAGCTTTAAAGTCTTACATTTTGTAATGTGTGGGTGGCCCTAAAGCTTCAATTGGTACCTGTACCATCCATTTCCTTAAAAAGAGAATATATGAATACTAAGATACCGGAGCCGAAACCTGAGACTATTCCAAAACAGTTGTTtagtactttttttttttaattaagtatgttAGTGTATCCCGATGCTGCATCAGCAGTTTACGTTGGGAATCgcatcaatttcattattggccAAACATTCGAGCTTAATTGCTGACCGCTTCGCCGGCGATAACTAAAAGGAATCATTGTTCAGTAATCTAAACTGTTAGGCGCTAAGGTGACTCATGGCTGAGTAGCCAAAATTGCCTTGCTTATCAAGGGTAGGCCTATCAACAGCGTATCCACAGTTTATTACTTAATCTCCGTGAAATATGATTATGAGAATCAATATACTTTGAGTTTTTGAACCGATAAGTTGTGGCTGGTACTGAAGCCAGCTACGTTGTTTCAATTCTTAAATACCCAAGTATTTAACACAGTATTGGTATTACACTGGAACACTCGCATTATCCCTTTAAAAACAATGCAATCTAATAATAACCAAAGTGAATCATAACGATTTCCAAAGTTTAGTAGTAGTTTATTAGTACTAGTTTTATTCTAGCATCTGCCTTATTCAGAATCAAAATGAAAACCATACAAGTTCAACTTCAGCAAGTCGCCCACGAGCAAAAGTAGTTGCGAAAAGTGTGGGTCACGTTGGCGCAAGAACTGTGAAATATACTAGTTTTTGAAGTACAGTTTTTACTACAAGGAAAACtacacaaaataattattgattataaaaattaaaaaagattatcagctataaatgtttttggaaattggtCTAAAGTGGCGCGTGGCGCTCTTTGTGAGCAACGTGGAAATAGCAACATGTGTTTCTTCTGACGTATAGCATCTTCTGATTTCCAATTTCCCACTGTCAATGCTTCATCCTGTATATAGCCCAAGTAAACCAAAATGGTTACAGTAAAGCTGAAGtgtatcataaaaaaaaccaaattctATGTAACCGATTTCCTGACAGGACTCTATTTTATATGAGAAATCAAacaatcttaattttttaaatcctatTAGCAATGACGAACACCAAAATTGTGTCCATATGATTTTAGTTAGGATCAAGTGATATAATACCCCATTTACCAATGACATCAAAGGATCCTTCATTCTAACAATCCCCAATATTTGCCAAAGTAATTTATGTGGCTGAGTTTACCACGCACTAGTCCATATCCAATACGAGAACGATCCTTATGACATTGAGGTGTCAAAGGTCCTGAGATGAACATTACCGACATTAGTTCAGAGGGGccaaattgtatttaaatgtttGTGTGTATAGTAATACGTCCCAGAAATCATATTTCCTGGTTAAACACATCCTCTTAATTGGTGCGGAAAAGGAAATGACTTATAGTAGGGCTAATACAGGAGCGTTTTGAAGTGAGAATTATTGCACGTGATAACCAGTTAAGTTTTTGATTTCTAGGGATCATTATGTTGGATT is a genomic window containing:
- the Gat gene encoding sodium- and chloride-dependent GABA transporter 1, coding for MTNRKDSDSRNSLKKTFHLNRHEEIELPPLTSVMNSINQIQYIKNRDLPERETWSSKLDFILSVIGLAIGLGNVWRFPYLCYKNGGGAFLVPYFITLILAGIPMFFMELALGQMMTIGGLGVFKIAPIFKGVGYAAAVMSCWMNIYYIVILAWAIFYFFMSLRSDVPWRSCNNYWNTKFCVNPYDRGSLNCWDQYNTFNNTLAKYCSINKYNITASQLTDPVKEFWERRALQISDGIETVGTIRWELAGTLLLVWIICYFCIWKGVKWTGKVVYFTALFPYVLLTILLIRGVTLPGAMEGIKFYVRPNISKLSESQVWIDAVTQIFFSYGLGLGTLVALGSYNKFNNNVYKDALIVCAVNSSTSMFAGFVIFSVVGFMAHEQQKPVAEVAASGPGLAFLAYPSAVLQLPGSPLWACLFFLMILLIGLDSQFCTMEGFVTAVVDEWPRVLRKRKEIFIAVVCLISYLVGLSCVSQGGMYVFQILDSYAVSGFSLLFLIFFECIALSWAFKVNRFYDGIKEMIGYYPTAWWKFCWTVATPMICVGVFIFNLIQWTPVKYLNYEFPLWAHFFGWFTALTSMLCIPGYMVYLWVTTPGDRETKFRLLVRIEDDVKTLRAKMTAQTAVPPI